The Arachis ipaensis cultivar K30076 chromosome B10, Araip1.1, whole genome shotgun sequence DNA window atttttaacatgaattttctattttagttaaaataTTTTATAGTTGAATCCATTTGAGTATCCAGAAGTTTCCATAGTTTTACTGGCGCATGCAAAAGCGGAAAACGCCAAATGAACAAAAAGGAGGGTTTTGGGGGAATAAAGAAAGTCAAAAAAAGTTTACAACTTTTTCATTGGAAGGAATCATGGAGAAGTGGTGGTGCACACTTCACAGGCAACTGtgcatataattaaaataatacaaaaaaaataaaaataaaaagtattttgtTATGGTTACTTAAGAACCTTGGTTTCTCCGTCTTTGTTGGAGAAAACATGTAACCAACTTTACCTACTCATTTTTAATAATAGTAAGTACGGTCCTAACTTCCAACCAGTGACTGTTTTATTCAGTTTCCCATtcctaattattttgatttttcatatttctatttgtttttgttctctctttcttcaatggcagctcctcctccttcttcttcttccaattgCTGTGTTGAGCCTGCCACGTCACCGGTACTATTCTCTTTTCTTGCACATGTCTATTAGTTTTGTTGTTGTACTTGTGAATCAGCTAATCATTGTTCAGTGAATCTGATGTAGCAGATCTTTGGCGGTGCTCGCAAAACAGGGAAAATTTTTGAGCAGCCACATTTGAGAATTTTGCCAGCTTTAAGGTTAGTGATCATTAACTAACCTCTGTTTTTACCTATGTTAGATTTGCTTACTTTATTTTCTAGTCTTGTGAAAATTTTCATGTTATATAGTATGACAAATAATTACTTGAAGAACATGTTAGGAAATGAAGGACTCATTTAGGATCATTCGGTTGagcattttttattgtttggatTTCTAGTTTTCTTCTAaaccaaaaaggaaaaagaatttaCATCCAAGTTTTATCATAGAAGTATTTAGGTCTTGATTGattcaaaggaaaaaaaaagtatggATATGGTTATGCGGTTTGACTCTCCCCTGAACATTGAACATACAAGTATTCTAATCTCTGGCCATTTCATTTTGGTTACTTGAATATTTCAATCTTTTCTTGTTTCATAAATTATCTAACCACACTATTCTATAGGCTGATATTTGATCATTGGCAATCGCAGTCATGGTAGCTAAATCTATACTAGTATTCTAATCTCTGGCCATTTCATTTTGGTTGGTTGAATATTTCAATCTTTTCTTGTTTCATAACTTATCTAATCACACTATTCTATAGGCTGATATTTGATATTTGGGAATCACAGTTATGGTAGTTAAATCTATACTAGACTGATTTGCTGTGTTTTTGTAGCTACTTATTTGAACTAAGAACAACATACTTACTAAGTCAATGTTATTGTCATGAAAGCCAATGAAACTTTGTTTTGTCTTCCTTTTTTCCATGTGATTTCATACGTCTTGCTCTAATGTTTGCAGGAGAAGTCAAGGTTTTGCTTTAAAGGCTTCTATGGGGTCTCCAGGATTTACACAACAACTTAATAAAAGCAAGCTAGAGACCTTATCTAAAGCTGAAGACAGATGTGATATATTTGATATTCTGAAAAATAGATTTTTAAGTTTTAAGAGTAAATATATGTAAGTATCAGAAAAAGGCCACACTCTAACTCAGTCATGTTCGTTTCTGATGCCTAACAAAAGGAAGAAACTTACTTAATGTTGATTTCTGTTTTCTGTCAGTGAAAATGTTGAACAGTTTGAAAATCTTGCTAAGGCTCAAGCACCAAAGGTAATTGTTCTTCCCTTGTCTATCTTTCATTTTGCCGAGTTTGTTTCTTATTCCTTTTACAGCATTTCTCTCCTCTCCCAACACTAAAGCCTTAGCTAAACATAAGTATTCTTGACTAACAATTTCCGGAACAGTTCATGGTTATTGCCTGTGCAGATTCCAGGGTTTGCCCCTCGAATATTTTGGGATTTCAACCAGGAGAAGCATTCGTGATTCGCAATGTTGCTAATTTGGTTCCCACCTTTGAGGTATCTACTATCACACTCTGTTCAATATATTTGGGTGTGTTCATTTACCATTTTGTTATAGACTTATAGTTGAAAGAATGAAAAGAGATAACATACTTGCCTCTCTAATTCCTTTTCCCTTGTGCAGAGTGGACCCTCAGAAGTAAATGCTGCATTAGAGTTTGCTGTAAACACTCTTCAAGTAAGCATCATTTTGTTCCCTACTCTAGGAATTCCTAATCTTATTCACTTTTTAGTTTGGGCAAGTATTCATGTATCTAAAGTTGAAAATCATTTTGATTAAAATAATGGTTGATCTTGATCTTATGATAATTGCAACTTTTATTGGAAAGATTAAGAGTTGAGCAGAATAATTTTCATTATTGCAGGTTGAAAACATCTTAGTCATTGGCCACAGCTGCTGTGGAGGTATACGAGCTCTTATGAGTATGGAAGACGATGCCAATGGAAGGTTGGATTGCTTGATTTTAGTTGTTGGCTCTCATATATTACTTCTTTTGATTAAAATGTACTATACATTACTAAGTTCAacattctttatttttctattagctttatacacaattgggttattgttgggaAGAATGCAAGAAAGAAAACTGAGGCTGCAGCTTCCACCCTCAGCTTTGATGACAAGTGCAGGCATTGTGAAAAGGTGATATTTTTTGTTGTCCCATTTGGCTGTTGAGATTTCAAAATGTTGAATAATTTGAATGGTTCTAAAATAGTATGTTGCACTGAGAAGGGAGTGCCTATTGTATTTAGAGAAAAATAATCTTGAGGCCTTATCTGTAACTTTCTTAATATGATTTTGAATATACAAGTTTTGATGTATTCTTTTGTCTTTCGAATTTAAATGGAAAATTGGGGGTATTGGGGAGTTGCTAACTTGGAGGCATGTCATGAAATGAGACACCTATCAGATTTTATCTCCATGAAAATGAAACTGCATTTCACAACACAGAATGAGTGtttctatttataattttatattgtcTTCTTGCTTTTCAAATTGAATGTGTCCAATACTGTCCTTTCATGTTTCATTTGATCCCAATTACATATAGGATTGATGAAATGTTAAATCTATTTACAAATTGATTATATTGAGTGACTTCAAATTTTAATGTTTTAAGTGATTTTTGTACAGGAATCAATTAATCACTCCTTAGTGAACCTACTAACTTATCCATGGATAGAAGAAAAGGTGGCCAATGGAAAACTTTATGTTCATGGTGGCTATTATGACTTCATTAAATGTTCATTTGAGAAATGGACATTGGATTACCAGGGAACCAAACTGGAGGAAGATGGCAGAATTGCTGCTAAACACAAAGTATTGTGGTGCTGAGATTTTACACCTATTTTCCCTGTGGAATGTATTCTTATTTATTGTCTTGAGTTTGTATTATTagcaatttaaaagcataggCTATGCATTTGATTACAATTCATAAAATATTGTATTTTAAGTAGTTAGAACTTATAAGAGACCCATGGACCATTGCAAATCACGTGAAAGTTTATCTGTGCATTCTAAATAAAGTCATTATCAGCCTTGGCCATGTGAAGCAGTGATGGAATTTTTCTTATTCACACATTGCTGTCTGTTGAAGCTAAATTCCTAAGAAGTTATATGCTTATATttgttgttaaaaaaaaaatgtgcAATGTTATTTAAAAATACCTCATCCACATGATGGTGGATGGCAGTATGTGGCTATAGTTTTTATGTAAAAGTTACTTAcaaaaaataacatttctcctttcaTGGTTCCATTCTTCCAAGTATTCAAATAATTTAATATGACATTCAAGTTGCAATAAGCAGATGAACAGGAATGACATTTATATGAACTACTACTACACCTTGATTATTGGTTTCACCAATTATGAATGAAATTCCATAAAATATATACGTAGTTGATGAACATAATCCTCAGTATGCCAGAGAAAAAGCTAATAGGCTGATTTACAAGTGGCTCTACAAAGGTTTAAAATGTCTATCAAGATAACTTTTTTCATAAACCACATATTGTTTTACACTTGTCCCCATAACAGGACAACTAGCCTTACCATGTTCATGTGGTTTGTTCCATACCAGACGGATTCTGTGGATTTGGGCCTTAAACAAGACAATATTTCATCTCATCACCAATAGTAAAAACAAAAACCAGTGTCAGACAGCTAAGAGCTCTACTGGAATTGTTTTGTTGAATGATTTTATCATATAATGATTGCATTAATCAATTATTGATATCCTGCAATAACCAAATACTAGAACCCTTGGAAAATATTAGTAGGAATTTGCTACATCTAGCATCAGAAGAAGCCATGCACAAGGAAAATTAGTCCTAGAATCACTGCAAGTTGAATTTTCCAGCAGATTCAGCATCTCATTAGACTTATGTTGAATCATAATTGATATATACTATATCCATTCTACAATATTAGTCCTTTAAGATCGTGCATTAAAATTAAGAAAGTGCTTAAATGTTTTAAATTTTCTAAAACAATAGATATAAATGACTGAAATAACTACAACAACAAAACTTTAACCTATGCAGAACAGATTACATAATTCAAACGATGATATTGAATCCTattatgtatcatgtctacagtgAGACTGTTTACATATAGATTTCTTTTGACCATTTCATATATGGTTTTCTTAggtctttttctatcttttgtctTTTGCCTACCTTCCTAACTGGATGctttcttgttctttttttttacattttcaaaCTATCTGAGACgagattctaccatcttttcaaAAATAGGCGCTACTTCTCTCTTACGACTGTTAATCCATCTCTTATATCTCCACCTGAAATATCTAGTGCTAAGAAAAAATTCCCTTATGACatatatcattatcattattaagCAGCTGAATTAGTGACAGTAGCAACTTATCCTGAGTAGCAAGCTGTCCACATGGGTCACAAGTTTCACAACCTGTCTATATAAAGGCCATGCTATAACATCCCAATTCACAAAAACATTACTGCTACAAAAGCATATATTCCATAACAACCATTTGAATAGACTAGAAACATGGCTTCTTTCACTTTCTCATCACTCCTTCTACCAATTCTGCTCCTTTCTTTCTCACTAATGATCACTGACATTGCAGAGGCACGTAATGCTCCCAAAGTGCATGGCACTAAGAAACTCGAGCTGCCGCCTCTGCCGGAGCTGCCGCCTCTGCCGGTGGTGCCATCACTGCTGCCTCCGCTCCCAAAGCTTGATGTGCCAGTTTCAGGTGTGCCAATTCCGGAACTGCCAATTCCACCTGTGCCTGCTGTTCTTCTTCCTTCACTGCCTAGTCTCCCTTCACTGCCTGTGCCTATTCCTGCAATTCCTAAGGCCATTCCAACCACTACTCCATGAAAGAACTAAAACTTGTATTCTTTGCTCTTGAACTTGTAACTTAGTGGTTAAGTTTCCTGCATCTAAATTTGGGTTCTGCTTTCTACTCTTCCACTGCATGTACTATCTATGTATTGTTTATAATATTGTTTGTGTGTAACTCTACGTGCCTCTCTTGTGGATTCCTTTTGTAACTGTGTGTGTCCTTAAATAACAAGTTATCTTCATTTTTTAGCATGTTATTGAATTCTTAGATACTACATGGTATTGTTTACTTTACTCCATATCTATATCCTCATCCATTGTTACTCAAGTTTAAAGTACCAATAAACCAAACCCAACTTAGTAGTTTATTACCTTTTTATATAGTTGGATGATGAATATTTTATATCTCAAAAAAAATTAGGAAGCCAATTTGCATGAGTGAATATTATAAGTTTCGTTAAATTTATTAATTCAACAATTATTTCAAGGCATGAAATCTTTTGTGACATATATAAACAAGACAATTCAAATTATTTAACTTGGTTTTTAAATTGTTcttaccttagggaccaaaatcgtacggaACTGGCGGCGAAAGCAGAGACAGAAGTGGATCGTGGacaacttctttttcttctttccttcccccttcctattcttctcttttccttttgtaGGAGCAAAAACActctttttcttattattttttttattttataattttttttgttataggtaattagattcaaaattttaagatttaagtaaaaaggacaattttaaaacttGGTTTTAAAGCTTAGGGAGGATTTTGTATGCAATAAAAGGTTGGGCATGAAAAAATTTTTGACCTATACCTACTTTAACCCTTTAGAAATCAAGAGCCACATATatttttgagtaaagtatcgtttttgtctccaacgtttggggtaagtcctatttgtgtccctaacgtttaaatcgtcctacttgtatccttaacgtttataaaagtgattcaatgttatcctactatcaattatactaataaattagattatatttttcaatgattCTCAATTagatctcacttggatgtattcgattttaatattatacccactatttgtatttagattcaattatgtccatagaaaagtgaattatgtaaatgttgtaggaattagtttcaacatttgatgagctactTTTTGGAGTAGATCattgattctatcccagacatttatattctaacttcaagaagagatttttaaaactcaaactatagcgctcatgatgtgtaattgacggcaggataacattgaatcacttttaaaaacgttagggatacaaataggacgatttaaacgttagagacacaaatagatttaccccaaacgttaggaCAAAAACAATAATTTACTCTATATTTTTTGTACTAGTTGGCCATAAAGGGACAAAACTTACCTTATCTAGTTCTAGTGGTTACATAGAGCACCCTCTCTCTCAGTAAATTCGTCTCCAAATATGACATTATACCTCGTATGGAGTTTGATGGTTCAATTATTTGAGTAATCGGCCTTTGCTGAGATATTACAGAAGCAATACATTTCGTGTACAAGGTATATAATGCCTTGTCAACTTATCAAGATTCAACTATAACCCCACAAAATCATGATGCAAATCACTTCAATGTATACATTTTCTTTTAtgtatctttatttttttaaaaatatacaaaataaaaataataaaaataccaGGCCTCTACAAGTTGTTACTACTTGCTGCTAATAGGAAGAAAACATTAGTTCTGGACtagaaattaattataaattcatAGTCATTTTAACACCAAAGTCGTTGTAGTATAGTGGTGAGTATTCCCGCCTGTCACGCGGGTGACCCGGgttcgatccccggcaacggcgttcCATGTATTTTTTTTTGCAGCAAAAAGAGGTTGGTTGTCCTAATTTAGAATTTGCAACGCTACACTATCCAAGTCCAAGGAAGGTTAACTAACAAAACCAAATCTCTAAACATGTTTCccacaaattaattaaaaagccttATCTATAAAAAGGTCCCAATTGATGATAATAATATCTATCAAAACCAAATTGAAAGCTTGTTAAATTTTGCATCCAATTAAAGGATCTGCAATAATGGGCTCTTACCAGAGTTGGTTCATGATGGCAATTTTGGTTGCTATTGTTTCATTCTCAGGCATGAAGAGTGGCGTAGGAGCACGGCATCTTATGCAAGCAACAAGTGTGCCTACACTTCCAAAGCCAATAACATTGCCACCATTTCCACCATTGCCACAGCTTCCACTTCCAAAGCCAACACTGCCCAACATTCCTTCTTTCCCAATCCCAACGACTATTCCAATCACTTTCCCCTTCTTCTCCCCACCACCTTCTACCACCACCCCTTGAAAGTTGAAaatatgaatatgatgattattaTAAGGGCTATATTATATATACCTTCTCATGTTCTTATTAGTTGCATTGTTCACTACTTAATGAGTTATTGTACTCGTCATTTTATGTCATTTTTACCTTTCactttatttgtttaattttcttgagtcttttctGTTGTATGCACATATGGATTATTGTATTTGGAGACCTATTGTTTAGAATATATCATcctttataataaatattattcaTCTTGTGTttaacactctttttttttttttcaaagttagaTGTGAAACTTGAATCCACGACTACTAAATGAATATAGAGAGACAGTATCATTTGGGTTATAACTCGTTAGCGTGTTTAATACATTATTTTGCAAATTATATATAACAAACTAATAAAATCTTACACTTACATTATAacattttaaatcaatttttttctaggattttatatTAAAAGCAGCACATGAAAAAGCATTATTGGTATTTTAAagctaatttaattaaaaaagatagaactgtattttttaggattttatgtaCATaattaggctaattttttttaatattgatcaAAGATGTGTGTTACACTATGTTATTTGGTTTCATGTAAGTTTTACTCtattataatttctttttttttacttttcagaagacacaaatctaaaaaattttataaattaatttaaaagaaaatatcattgacgttttataaaattttataattcaaaAGACACAAATctacaaaattttataaaacgtcaatgatattttcttttaacttaatttataaattttttagatttgtgtcttttaaaaagtaaaaaaaaaatatagtagaGTAAAACTTACTTGAAACCAAATAATATAGTGTAACACACATTTtgatcaatattaaaaaaaattagcctaattATGtacataaaatcctaaaaaatacagTTCTATCTTTCTTAATTAAGTTAGCTTTAaaataccaataatactttttcaTGTGCTGCTTTTAatctaaaatcctagaaaaaaaattaatttaaaatgttataatgttattatattggcacaacactttatttttgtatgataaatacaagtacatttttatacaaagtatttaaagtatataaaaatgtactcctattataaaaaaaatatttaaaaaatcattaatttttatatgttattaaaatttaataaatacaagtacatttttatatgttatttttaattcaatgTACTAATAggagttaaaattaatttatatttaataattttattaaatataccTTGTATTCATGTTGGATTTATGCATCCCTGATAAACAGCATGAATATGGTGAAAAGGTTAAAATCATAAAATGTTTACACCCTTCTTTTAACACCGTAAGTAATTACAATTAACTCTTAATATGGTGGATGAATTGATAtcgatttatttatatatatataaaactttaTTGTATAATAAAATTTCNNNNNNNNNNNNNNNNNNNNNNNNNNNNNNNNNNNNNNNNNNNNNNNNNNNNNNNNNNNTTACTCCGAGAGTTATCGATTTGGATTTgattattatataattaaataaatcttGAGAAGTAATAAAAAAGTTAACTTAAAAGCAGTCAATCTTAATTTTGGATATAAGAATTTTTATTGaccaattattttttattgatttttgttgTCCCCCTAACAAAATCGTttacaatttattttcaataatgaGAACATGAAAATAATTAATCAAATTGGAGCGGCTTACTTTAAAAAACTAAGTTTATTAGTATCAAGTTATTTTACTATAATAGTTATTTTACTATTTATCATAAGAAAATTTTCCAACTACTTCAAAGTACAAACCCTGCATCAACAtatttctgtaggaaataaaaaaattaatataaaatgccTTTTTTGTTGGTCAAATTGAGCTAACTTTGAAAGTGATGAAACGCTATATGCTGAACTCCATTAGATCAACCAACTTTACTAACACACAACAAACAATGTAATATTCTTGTAAATTAGGCAAGAAATAACAAAACTAGTGTTGGCCATTCTACTCCTACATTTGAATATTTGTGTTCATAAATTATAATCAGTTTACACAAGTTACAATAACCAAACAAGAAACAACCATTCCACCTCATCAGTAGtctaagataaataaaaatgattTATTCAAATCAAAACAGGAAGGTGAACTAACAAGACCAAGAGTCTCTAGTTAGTtctccaaactttgagttgagtAATTGAAATCACACACTCTAGCTAGTTCTATATAAGAACAAGCACCATATTTTGGCTTCTCATCCAACCTCAAAGCAAATCAATTTACCatatattctcttctcttctctcattTCATCAGCCATGGCATCATCAGCAAGAAGATCTTTGATGACAGCATTGCTTGTTGCTGTGATCACCATGTCAAGCATGAGCATGAGCCTAGCAGCTCGCAATCTTTTGCAAACAAGTGTTCCAAATTTGCCTGGAAACATTCCCAATCTGCCAAAACCAACAGCATTGCCACCATTGCCTACAATTCCAACATTGCCTTCAATTCAGGGCAATAATGTTCCACCATTGCCAACTATTCCAACTCTTCCACAACCATCAACTACCCTGCCTCCACTTCCAAGCATAAGCATCCCTAAGATCCCAACCGTCCCACAGATGAACCTTCCCCCATTGCCGGCCACTTCACTTCCAAACTTTCCCTCAATCCCAACAACTATGCCCTCCATTCCTTTCTTCTCCCCTCCACCTTCACCCTCTGGCAATTAAAAGCTTTCTCTTGGTGGTTTATTATGCATGCAATGGATATTATGTTAGCTTGATTTCATATACGTTCGcttgtgtgtgtgagagagttTTATGATTGATGTTATCATTATTTCTTCTTTGTAGTTTGGTGTGAGAACATTGTACTATTTATTTTCCAGTTCATGAATTTATTGGTATTGCTTGTACCTTTTTCATACATTATTTATAGATTGTGACTTATTATACTATTATGATGTCTTCTCCTTTTAAACTTCAGTGCTGTTTGTAATTTATTATTGCGTCAATGACTTATTCATATAATCATATGTATTAGAATTTAGAGCCGTGACCCATCAAATGATAacaaaataactaatattttACCAAAAATTGAAGTGTACATTTCAAATGAAAACTATATATCACCATTAATCAGCAACAAAATTGACCAGTCAAAGTTGGAATTTATGGGATTCAAAAGGTGTCATGATAATTCGAGCTTAAATCTATGCTTTCAACTAATGAGAAAGGTACAGTCCATAGATGTTAAATCCAACGATTAATTCTTGAGAAGAAGACATGAATATCCACCACATATTAATCTCTTTAGCTACAATGCATTTTAGTACTCTAAACTGCTGATTCATCATTAAGGCCGTCTCTTTAGCTAGCCTAATTTTGGTCACTGACAGCCATTAAGGTAAATAAGCTAGAAGGGAAATATAACGAACCATGAGGTTGATCAAGAGGCATGAATCTTGTCACTTCTGCATCTATAGCAGACATATCGATGGCTCAATTAACACAGTCACCAACATTTGATGCCATTTAAAACCAATTTCGATTAGGTATAACTCTATGAACTAAGACCTTGACTAAACTGCAAATCCCCTTGACCTTTTCAAAATAATCCTTGACACTGTCCACCTTTTCATACTAATTTACTACAATCATACACTCCAGCAATGACCTGTTCCCATTTAGTTCTCTTAGATTTCTTCATTGGCATGTCACTTTTGAGGATTGGCAATGTCCAGGCAAGCGGGAAAATTTTGGCATCAACATTGCCTGACTTTGTAAACATTCCTGCCCTGGACAGCACCTGTATGCTCCACAGCAAAGAATGTAGCATAATATAGGCTGCATAGCAAATATATGCAGTAAAATAAAGGTTAAACTCCAAGTCTTCTAACTATGTTTATTTGCCCCCATGCCCATTAATGGCCTTCTTAGGTAGTGTATCATACTATCATATGATTCCCTCTTTTATAGAGCATGTGTCTCATATGTATGGAAAACTCTATTACTATTGAGTAGTTTATGTTTATACTCTGCTGTTACAAGCTTCAGACTTGGGGGGACTATGGTAAACAAATTCAGTCAATCAATAATTCAGACTCTTAGTTATCTAAACAACTCCATAGTTAATAAGCACTTTACGCTGGCATATTCATCGGTTAATCAGACAACAACTACCATTCCATGCACTATAGACCAAGAATGATGGAGCAATTTCTCGACCAGTAAACAGAGGGACACAATAAGATTCAAGCATGCTTTTAAATATTGAAAAATGTAATTGGCATAAGCCACAAAATTCTGGTTTCACCAATATTAAGTCATATAAGCTGACCTTACAGAACCAAATCAATCAAAACCTTTTGTCTCAAACACATCAGAAAATTCAAAGTATTCTAGCTAGCTTCATATTTGGGGTCGGCCACGACCAAGTGATATGCTATAACCAAAGCAAAAATGAAAATGCCAAGAAAGTTGGCAAGGAATCCCAAGACTTCATCATCAATCATCTCTAACTTCGTCTTCCTGAGGTACACAAGTAACATTAAAAGGAGATAAGCACATCATCAAATACAGATGATTAACACAATCTCAAATATCATTATTGAATTAAATCCACAAACAAATATAATTCCCCATTGGCCAAGAAACTAAACACCAAAAGTGATAAAATTAACATAATTGAACTCTCTGTAAATATGATTCAAACAGCTTACAACTCCATTTAACTATGATATACAAGTCATAACACTAACAAGTTTGCCCCAATATTCCAACACTAccaaattcaaatctcaaaaacCTTGCCTCACTATTATAGCTATCACCTACCCATGACACCATTTTCACATTCACATTGCTTTTAAATATACAATCCAATGCATCAGCTAAATTTTTAATCATGTATGAAAATAAATATGGGTCG harbors:
- the LOC107624054 gene encoding beta carbonic anhydrase 5, chloroplastic isoform X2 → MAAPPPSSSSNCCVEPATSPIFGGARKTGKIFEQPHLRILPALRRSQGFALKASMGSPGFTQQLNKSKLETLSKAEDRCDIFDILKNRFLSFKSKYIENVEQFENLAKAQAPKFMVIACADSRVCPSNILGFQPGEAFVIRNVANLVPTFESGPSEVNAALEFAVNTLQVENILVIGHSCCGGIRALMSMEDDANGSFIHNWVIVGKNARKKTEAAASTLSFDDKCRHCEKESINHSLVNLLTYPWIEEKVANGKLYVHGGYYDFIKCSFEKWTLDYQGTKLEEDGRIAAKHKVLWC
- the LOC107624054 gene encoding beta carbonic anhydrase 5, chloroplastic isoform X1, with protein sequence MAAPPPSSSSNCCVEPATSPQIFGGARKTGKIFEQPHLRILPALRRSQGFALKASMGSPGFTQQLNKSKLETLSKAEDRCDIFDILKNRFLSFKSKYIENVEQFENLAKAQAPKFMVIACADSRVCPSNILGFQPGEAFVIRNVANLVPTFESGPSEVNAALEFAVNTLQVENILVIGHSCCGGIRALMSMEDDANGSFIHNWVIVGKNARKKTEAAASTLSFDDKCRHCEKESINHSLVNLLTYPWIEEKVANGKLYVHGGYYDFIKCSFEKWTLDYQGTKLEEDGRIAAKHKVLWC
- the LOC107624054 gene encoding beta carbonic anhydrase 5, chloroplastic isoform X3, which translates into the protein MGSPGFTQQLNKSKLETLSKAEDRCDIFDILKNRFLSFKSKYIENVEQFENLAKAQAPKFMVIACADSRVCPSNILGFQPGEAFVIRNVANLVPTFESGPSEVNAALEFAVNTLQVENILVIGHSCCGGIRALMSMEDDANGSFIHNWVIVGKNARKKTEAAASTLSFDDKCRHCEKESINHSLVNLLTYPWIEEKVANGKLYVHGGYYDFIKCSFEKWTLDYQGTKLEEDGRIAAKHKVLWC
- the LOC107622903 gene encoding RNA-binding protein 12, whose protein sequence is MASFTFSSLLLPILLLSFSLMITDIAEARNAPKVHGTKKLELPPLPELPPLPVVPSLLPPLPKLDVPVSGVPIPELPIPPVPAVLLPSLPSLPSLPVPIPAIPKAIPTTTP
- the LOC107620086 gene encoding proline-rich receptor-like protein kinase PERK2, whose protein sequence is MGSYQSWFMMAILVAIVSFSGMKSGVGARHLMQATSVPTLPKPITLPPFPPLPQLPLPKPTLPNIPSFPIPTTIPITFPFFSPPPSTTTPLVLYKNKHHILASHPTSKQINLPYILFSSLISSAMASSARRSLMTALLVAVITMSSMSMSLAARNLLQTSVPNLPGNIPNLPKPTALPPLPTIPTLPSIQGNNVPPLPTIPTLPQPSTTLPPLPSISIPKIPTVPQMNLPPLPATSLPNFPSIPTTMPSIPFFSPPPSPSGN
- the LOC107621572 gene encoding dolichyl-diphosphooligosaccharide--protein glycosyltransferase subunit 4A, which translates into the protein MIDDEVLGFLANFLGIFIFALVIAYHLVVADPKYEAS